A single genomic interval of Pseudomonadota bacterium harbors:
- a CDS encoding SDR family NAD(P)-dependent oxidoreductase: MTKRLDGKIALVTGASRGIGAAVAIKYAEEGAHVIIAARTATALESVDDEIKKINGNCIIVPVDLTEYQKIDQLGALIYERFGKLDIIVSNAAQLGHLSPLHQIDSKVWEKIIALNMTANYRILRSMDPLLRMSDSGRGIFVTSAVVQNDSPYWGAYAVSKAGLEKLVKTYAAEVRQSNIRVNLVDPGQVDTKMLAEAMPGLDMSNIKKPNEITEIFVQLAESSFDKNGEIFKAQ, translated from the coding sequence ATGACTAAACGGTTAGATGGTAAAATTGCATTAGTTACGGGTGCTTCCCGAGGAATAGGAGCGGCAGTTGCTATAAAATACGCAGAAGAAGGGGCACATGTAATAATTGCCGCAAGAACTGCTACAGCCTTAGAATCGGTTGACGATGAAATAAAAAAAATTAACGGTAACTGCATTATTGTGCCTGTCGATTTAACCGAATATCAAAAGATTGATCAGCTAGGAGCGTTAATATATGAGCGTTTCGGGAAGCTGGATATTATTGTAAGTAATGCTGCACAGTTGGGACATTTAAGCCCTTTGCATCAAATAGATAGCAAGGTTTGGGAAAAAATCATAGCGTTGAATATGACGGCAAACTATCGGATATTGCGAAGTATGGATCCGTTATTAAGAATGTCGGATTCCGGCAGGGGAATATTTGTAACTTCGGCAGTTGTACAAAATGACTCTCCTTACTGGGGTGCTTATGCGGTAAGTAAGGCAGGATTGGAAAAGCTGGTAAAAACATATGCTGCGGAAGTAAGGCAGTCAAATATAAGGGTAAACTTAGTTGATCCGGGGCAGGTGGATACAAAGATGCTTGCCGAAGCTATGCCCGGACTTGATATGTCGAATATAAAAAAGCCGAACGAGATTACGGAAATTTTTGTTCAGCTTGCGGAGAGTTCTTTTGACAAGAACGGTGAAATATTTAAAGCACAATAA
- the purF gene encoding amidophosphoribosyltransferase, whose amino-acid sequence MKVNKVFMIDDYINGDSLNEECGVFGIYSNPDAAAHTALGLHALQHRGQEAAGIISFNQGQFFSHKAIGRVGDNFSSKEVIDELKGDIAIGHVRYSTSGGKQARNIQPVFAEFSFGGMAIAHNGNLTNALTLRKELIQSGAIFQSTMDTEIFIHLIANSTMSKALDRLTEVLSRVEGAYSLVAMTQKKLIGARDPLGVRPLSLGRLGDSYIIASETCAFDIIGAKFERDIEPGEIVVIDKDGLHSTKPFGDKKPRFCIFEYVYFSRPDSVVEGRNVYNVRKNIGRELAKESSVKADLVVPVPDSGVPAAIGYAEEAGLPFELGIIRNHYIGRTFIEPTDQVRNLGVKLKHNANSEVLKGKEVILIDDSIVRGTTSKKIVAMVREAGATKIHMRIASPPTIGPCYYGVDTPEKEKLIAANNSVEEIAKIIGVDSLKFLSVDGLYRASGYDARNNECPQFCDACFTDDYPIQVADLGETSQLPLFQDTRKA is encoded by the coding sequence ATGAAGGTGAATAAGGTTTTTATGATAGATGACTATATAAATGGGGACTCATTAAATGAAGAATGTGGGGTTTTCGGTATATATTCTAATCCTGACGCAGCGGCTCATACGGCACTGGGGCTACACGCCTTGCAGCATAGAGGGCAAGAGGCGGCAGGCATAATATCTTTTAATCAGGGGCAGTTTTTTAGCCATAAAGCCATAGGCAGGGTAGGCGATAATTTCAGCTCAAAAGAGGTTATTGACGAATTAAAAGGCGACATTGCTATCGGTCACGTCAGATACTCTACATCAGGGGGAAAGCAGGCAAGAAATATACAGCCGGTTTTTGCCGAGTTCAGTTTCGGTGGAATGGCAATAGCCCATAACGGCAATCTTACTAATGCACTTACCTTACGTAAAGAACTGATACAAAGCGGTGCAATATTCCAATCAACTATGGATACGGAAATATTTATCCATTTAATCGCTAATAGCACAATGTCTAAAGCCTTAGACCGTTTGACGGAGGTATTAAGCAGGGTTGAAGGTGCTTATTCGTTGGTTGCTATGACGCAGAAAAAATTAATAGGCGCACGTGACCCTCTTGGGGTAAGACCGTTATCTTTAGGGCGTTTAGGCGATTCATATATAATAGCCTCCGAAACATGTGCTTTCGATATAATCGGAGCTAAGTTCGAACGGGATATTGAACCGGGTGAAATAGTCGTTATTGACAAAGACGGCTTACACTCCACAAAACCTTTCGGTGATAAAAAACCTCGTTTTTGCATTTTTGAATATGTCTATTTTTCCAGGCCGGATAGTGTAGTTGAAGGAAGAAACGTTTATAACGTCAGAAAAAACATAGGAAGAGAACTGGCTAAAGAAAGTTCCGTTAAGGCAGATTTGGTAGTACCGGTACCAGATTCGGGAGTTCCTGCGGCAATCGGATATGCTGAGGAAGCCGGGCTTCCGTTTGAACTGGGAATTATAAGGAATCACTATATCGGGCGTACATTTATCGAGCCTACCGATCAGGTTAGGAATCTTGGCGTTAAGCTGAAGCATAATGCTAATTCCGAAGTTTTAAAAGGCAAAGAAGTCATTCTTATTGATGATAGTATCGTAAGGGGAACTACTTCCAAAAAAATTGTAGCGATGGTTCGTGAGGCGGGAGCTACGAAAATACATATGAGAATTGCTAGCCCTCCGACAATAGGCCCTTGCTATTACGGGGTTGATACTCCGGAAAAAGAAAAGCTTATAGCAGCTAACAATTCGGTGGAGGAGATTGCCAAAATCATAGGCGTTGATTCTCTAAAGTTCTTGTCTGTTGACGGTTTGTACAGAGCAAGCGGTTATGATGCCAGAAATAACGAATGCCCTCAATTTTGTGATGCATGTTTTACAGATGATTATCCTATTCAGGTTGCCGATTTAGGCGAAACTTCACAGTTGCCGCTGTTTCAAGATACAAGAAAGGCGTAA
- a CDS encoding CvpA family protein, whose product MELSDLNWFDITIITIVFVSSLLAFFRGFIKALFSLITWLGSAAIAIYFAPFFEEYLKNFIANETVTKVASILIIFLVVFTILAIINSKILFLIRSYRKSFFDKTLGLAFGFARGVLIVCLAFFCMKTVSEMIEFGGVEKGGTKRYGPGFLVDAKTYNVLNYSTEIILATLPDGLQEYMVERVSEVKDRVVKSMADGGTKDAVPRALNKDEMKVMAKIKSAIPEKAYEKIKTKYEAKGDDLSELDKMSIFRDILNTYSESLANGEISEEDAVLAEDFDMLKNIVNGTQIENKELPQEDGTGYKQLNIKQLDRLVDTVNEGE is encoded by the coding sequence ATGGAACTTTCAGATTTAAACTGGTTTGACATCACAATAATCACAATAGTGTTTGTGTCGTCGCTACTTGCGTTTTTTCGCGGATTTATCAAGGCGTTGTTTTCATTGATAACGTGGCTTGGGTCTGCTGCTATAGCAATTTATTTTGCACCTTTTTTTGAAGAATATCTTAAAAATTTCATTGCAAATGAAACGGTAACGAAAGTAGCATCGATTTTAATTATATTCTTAGTGGTATTTACCATACTTGCTATCATTAACTCTAAAATACTTTTTTTAATACGTTCTTATCGAAAAAGTTTCTTTGATAAAACATTGGGACTGGCTTTCGGTTTTGCCAGAGGTGTTTTAATCGTCTGTCTTGCATTTTTCTGCATGAAAACCGTGTCGGAAATGATAGAGTTCGGAGGGGTGGAAAAAGGAGGCACAAAAAGATATGGTCCGGGATTCCTCGTTGATGCAAAAACATATAATGTTCTCAACTATTCAACTGAAATCATTTTGGCAACATTGCCTGACGGTTTGCAGGAATATATGGTTGAGCGTGTTTCCGAAGTAAAGGATAGGGTTGTAAAATCTATGGCGGACGGCGGTACGAAAGACGCAGTTCCAAGGGCATTAAACAAAGATGAAATGAAAGTAATGGCAAAAATAAAGTCAGCCATACCTGAAAAAGCTTACGAGAAAATAAAGACCAAGTACGAAGCTAAAGGTGACGACCTTTCCGAATTAGATAAAATGTCTATTTTCAGGGATATTTTGAATACTTATAGCGAGTCTTTGGCAAATGGGGAGATATCGGAAGAGGACGCTGTGTTGGCGGAAGACTTTGACATGTTGAAAAATATTGTAAACGGCACTCAAATTGAAAATAAAGAGTTGCCACAAGAGGACGGGACGGGGTATAAGCAGCTAAATATTAAGCAGTTAGACCGTCTTGTTGATACTGTGAATGAAGGTGAATAA
- the radA gene encoding DNA repair protein RadA has protein sequence MAKSNTSFICQECGTVHKKWSGMCSGCNAWDSIVEEVNEGYSSLSMKKAGQKIEFVPLSGKATDVERGSTGISELDRVLGGGLVSGAAILIGGDPGIGKSTLVLQTVSAISLSGVKTAYITGEESVDQVRLRARRLGLNESPVNLMSATNVKDIIASINSSEKPDVVVIDSIQTMFIEEMSSAPGTVSQVRSSAHELISFAKKKNITMLIVGHVTKEGQIAGPKVLEHMVDTVLYFEGERGHQFRILRAIKNRFGAANEIGVFEMCEKGLVEVPNPSALFLSSTGGKMSGSTVFAGMEGTRPVLLEIQALVASTPVPTPRRAVVGWDSNRLAMIIAVLQTRYGIFLADKEIYLNVAGGLKINEPAADLAVAIALISSFVNKPLPYECVIFGELGLSGEVRMVGQSDIRLKESKKLGFASAIVPDGVKNQNNSFILKQIRHIRELASFFEQEKQIA, from the coding sequence ATGGCAAAAAGTAATACATCATTTATCTGTCAGGAGTGCGGTACCGTCCATAAAAAATGGTCGGGTATGTGTTCCGGCTGCAATGCTTGGGATTCTATAGTTGAGGAGGTGAATGAAGGTTATTCTTCCCTGTCGATGAAGAAAGCCGGGCAGAAGATAGAGTTTGTACCTTTATCGGGAAAAGCTACAGATGTTGAGCGAGGCAGTACGGGTATTTCCGAGTTAGACAGAGTCTTAGGCGGCGGTCTTGTTAGCGGTGCGGCTATTTTAATAGGCGGCGATCCCGGAATCGGTAAGTCTACATTAGTATTGCAAACCGTTTCGGCTATTTCATTATCGGGTGTAAAAACAGCCTATATTACCGGTGAGGAATCTGTCGATCAGGTGAGATTAAGAGCCAGAAGACTGGGGCTTAATGAATCGCCAGTAAACCTTATGTCGGCAACTAATGTTAAAGATATAATCGCAAGTATTAATTCGTCTGAAAAACCTGATGTGGTTGTTATTGATTCTATCCAGACAATGTTTATAGAGGAAATGAGTTCGGCTCCGGGAACGGTTTCGCAGGTTCGTTCTTCCGCACATGAGCTTATCAGCTTTGCCAAGAAAAAGAACATTACCATGCTGATAGTAGGTCATGTTACTAAAGAAGGGCAGATAGCCGGCCCTAAAGTATTAGAACATATGGTTGATACCGTTCTTTATTTTGAAGGGGAAAGAGGGCATCAATTCCGTATATTGAGGGCGATAAAAAACCGTTTCGGTGCAGCAAATGAAATCGGTGTTTTTGAAATGTGCGAGAAAGGACTTGTTGAAGTGCCTAACCCTTCGGCACTGTTTTTGTCTTCGACAGGCGGCAAGATGAGCGGTTCTACCGTGTTTGCCGGAATGGAGGGAACAAGACCGGTGTTGCTGGAAATACAGGCGTTAGTGGCTTCCACCCCCGTGCCTACTCCAAGAAGGGCGGTTGTTGGGTGGGACTCGAACCGTCTTGCTATGATAATTGCCGTTTTACAGACGAGATACGGCATTTTTCTGGCGGATAAAGAAATATATCTGAATGTTGCAGGCGGTTTAAAAATAAACGAGCCTGCTGCCGATTTGGCCGTTGCGATTGCCCTTATATCGTCATTTGTTAATAAACCTTTACCATATGAATGTGTTATTTTTGGTGAACTGGGTTTATCAGGTGAAGTCAGAATGGTAGGGCAGTCGGATATAAGGCTCAAAGAGTCGAAAAAGTTAGGTTTTGCAAGTGCTATTGTTCCTGATGGAGTTAAAAATCAAAATAACTCCTTTATTTTAAAGCAAATCAGGCATATAAGAGAACTTGCGAGTTTTTTTGAACAAGAAAAGCAAATTGCATAA
- a CDS encoding ATP-binding cassette domain-containing protein, giving the protein MRPKKTQSRTPSDVKIRLRNVHKNFGEKKVLRGVDLDIHKGESLVVIGGSGSGKSVLIKNIMGLMEPTRGSIKIDGQEVAHFSSRERAIMMERFGMLFQGGALFDSIPVWKNISFAMMQSKKVNNAEAYDLAVEKLNSVGLGGEVAKLFPSELSGGMQKRVALARAIVHNPEVIFFDEPTTGLDPIMADVINDLIIKCSSELGATTFTITHDMHSAKKIADKVAMIYEGKIIWHDSVKNLNSCDNEYVQQFINGRAKGPIKMKLQDH; this is encoded by the coding sequence ATGCGTCCCAAGAAGACGCAATCACGTACGCCTTCCGATGTGAAAATAAGGCTTCGTAACGTCCATAAAAACTTCGGTGAAAAGAAGGTTTTGCGTGGAGTTGACCTTGATATCCATAAAGGTGAATCATTGGTGGTTATAGGCGGTTCAGGCAGCGGCAAGTCTGTGCTTATAAAGAATATTATGGGGCTGATGGAGCCGACAAGGGGAAGTATAAAAATAGACGGTCAGGAAGTGGCTCATTTCAGCTCAAGGGAGCGAGCTATTATGATGGAGCGTTTCGGTATGCTATTTCAAGGCGGTGCGTTGTTTGACAGTATTCCTGTGTGGAAAAATATATCATTTGCCATGATGCAATCTAAAAAAGTGAATAATGCCGAGGCTTACGATTTGGCTGTTGAAAAGCTAAATAGCGTCGGTCTTGGAGGAGAAGTTGCAAAATTGTTTCCTTCGGAGTTATCGGGCGGTATGCAAAAACGTGTAGCACTTGCAAGGGCTATAGTCCATAATCCTGAAGTTATTTTCTTTGATGAGCCTACTACGGGTCTTGACCCTATTATGGCAGATGTGATTAACGACCTTATAATAAAGTGTTCCTCGGAACTTGGTGCGACAACATTCACTATTACGCATGATATGCATTCGGCTAAAAAAATAGCCGATAAAGTAGCGATGATATATGAAGGAAAGATTATCTGGCATGATAGTGTTAAGAACCTTAACTCATGTGATAATGAATATGTGCAGCAATTTATTAACGGTCGTGCAAAAGGACCTATAAAAATGAAGCTTCAGGATCATTAG
- a CDS encoding ABC transporter permease produces the protein MNILQIIGRIFLDFLEAIGDVVVFAIRTIFHIITPPYYPKVLLKYVVIIGYYSLPVVGLTAIFTGAVLALQSYTGFSRMNAEDSIATVVVIAITRELGPVLAGLMVAGRVGAATAAEIGTMKVTEQIDALVTLSTNPFKYLIAPRVLAGVITLPCLVLIADIIGVFGGYLIGVNKLDFSSGNYLRSTFSILEQKDVITGLIKASIFGFIITLMGCYHGYNSRGGANGVGIATTNAVVAASMLILFSNYFATEFFFTK, from the coding sequence GTGAATATTTTACAAATAATAGGACGAATCTTTCTTGATTTCCTTGAGGCTATCGGTGATGTAGTAGTGTTTGCTATACGCACGATATTTCATATAATTACGCCTCCATACTATCCTAAGGTTCTTTTGAAATATGTAGTTATTATAGGCTATTATTCCCTGCCCGTAGTAGGTCTTACGGCTATATTCACCGGAGCGGTTCTTGCATTGCAAAGCTATACCGGCTTTTCTCGTATGAACGCGGAGGATTCTATAGCTACGGTAGTGGTGATAGCTATTACAAGGGAGCTTGGTCCTGTGCTTGCCGGTTTGATGGTGGCGGGGCGTGTGGGTGCGGCTACCGCAGCGGAAATCGGAACTATGAAGGTGACCGAGCAGATAGACGCATTGGTTACTTTGTCCACAAATCCATTTAAATATCTTATCGCCCCAAGGGTGCTTGCAGGCGTGATAACTTTGCCGTGTCTGGTGTTAATTGCCGACATAATCGGGGTATTCGGAGGGTATCTGATAGGAGTAAATAAACTTGATTTTTCATCAGGTAATTATTTGAGAAGTACATTCTCGATATTAGAGCAAAAAGATGTTATAACAGGTCTAATCAAAGCGTCTATTTTCGGTTTTATAATAACTTTGATGGGTTGTTACCACGGTTATAACTCCAGAGGCGGTGCAAACGGAGTAGGTATAGCTACAACTAATGCGGTTGTTGCAGCTTCAATGCTCATATTGTTTTCTAATTACTTTGCTACGGAGTTTTTCTTTACAAAATGA